A region from the Cellvibrio sp. PSBB006 genome encodes:
- a CDS encoding acyltransferase family protein has product MQAPASSTQNQRLFALDVFRGFTIIGMIIANSPNTFGQLSHAYWDGLMLADLVFPFFIFIVGVAISLGLRRFDPLNDDRTPLVKKILSRTCILFVLGMCINLLYTHFEAIRVLGVLQRIALVYCVCSLMGLYLTHKQLIVTAISILISYWLILLFVPAPGIEAGVLERGNNIVNWVDYHFLPGMLWRGTWDPEGLLSTYPAIASGLLGMFAGRIIVKHHDLKHTIMLMFVFGFLIFVAGYCWSFFFPLNKALWSSSFVLVTGGLAASGLASLLWYTDIEGARRGTYVAQVFGANAIAAYVLHIVLAKLFDVELGGHSVHNSFQALFAFMGMNAIASATAWILLFIVLCFLPIWWMYKKKIFIKI; this is encoded by the coding sequence ATGCAAGCTCCCGCTTCTTCTACGCAAAATCAACGTTTGTTCGCACTGGATGTCTTCCGTGGATTCACAATTATCGGCATGATTATCGCCAATAGCCCTAACACGTTTGGGCAGTTATCTCATGCCTATTGGGATGGGTTGATGCTTGCCGACCTGGTTTTTCCTTTTTTTATTTTTATCGTTGGTGTTGCAATCAGCTTGGGGTTACGTCGATTTGATCCTTTAAACGATGACCGCACGCCCCTGGTAAAAAAAATTCTGTCAAGAACATGTATTTTGTTCGTGCTGGGAATGTGTATTAACCTCTTGTACACGCATTTTGAAGCGATACGTGTCCTCGGGGTGTTACAACGGATTGCGTTGGTCTATTGCGTATGTTCGTTGATGGGCCTTTACCTTACGCATAAACAACTCATTGTTACAGCGATCTCTATTCTGATTTCGTATTGGTTAATCCTCTTGTTCGTTCCTGCACCGGGTATAGAAGCTGGCGTATTGGAACGCGGAAACAACATCGTCAATTGGGTCGACTATCACTTTTTGCCGGGTATGTTGTGGCGCGGAACCTGGGACCCGGAGGGATTGCTAAGCACCTACCCGGCCATCGCTAGCGGATTGCTAGGAATGTTTGCCGGACGAATCATCGTAAAACATCATGATCTGAAGCACACAATTATGTTGATGTTCGTGTTCGGCTTTTTGATCTTTGTGGCCGGTTATTGCTGGAGCTTTTTCTTTCCACTGAATAAAGCATTATGGTCAAGCAGTTTTGTGCTGGTTACAGGCGGCCTGGCGGCGTCAGGTCTCGCCAGCTTGCTATGGTATACCGATATAGAAGGAGCCCGCCGTGGCACTTATGTGGCTCAGGTATTCGGTGCCAATGCAATTGCGGCGTATGTGTTACATATTGTATTGGCAAAGTTGTTTGACGTGGAACTCGGCGGACACTCAGTTCACAACAGTTTTCAGGCTCTATTTGCCTTCATGGGAATGAATGCGATTGCAAGTGCAACGGCCTGGATTCTTTTGTTTATCGTGTTGTGTTTTCTTCCAATCTGGTGGATGTATAAGAAAAAGATATTCATCAAAATTTAA
- the cobO gene encoding cob(I)yrinic acid a,c-diamide adenosyltransferase has translation MTSDKAQRHKERMQQRKEIVDAKIAQADQERGVVIVLTGDGKGKSSSGFGTALRCLGHGYKVAIVQFIKGTWECGEKNFLTESIFRDATPQLEYYVMGTGFTWETQNAELDRQAAEKVWAECEHVLRDPTIHLVLLDELTYMLNFKYLDKEKIITAIKNRPVNQNVIITGRGAKQYLVDIADTVSEVKAIKHAFDQGIKAQKGIEW, from the coding sequence ATGACCTCTGATAAAGCCCAACGCCACAAAGAACGCATGCAGCAGCGCAAAGAGATTGTCGACGCAAAAATTGCGCAGGCGGATCAGGAGCGCGGTGTGGTCATTGTGTTAACCGGCGATGGTAAAGGAAAAAGCAGTTCCGGTTTTGGTACAGCGCTGCGTTGCTTGGGCCACGGTTATAAAGTGGCTATTGTGCAATTCATCAAAGGCACCTGGGAATGCGGCGAGAAGAATTTTTTAACCGAAAGTATCTTTCGCGATGCAACGCCACAACTGGAATATTATGTGATGGGAACGGGCTTCACCTGGGAAACCCAAAATGCGGAACTCGATCGCCAGGCCGCTGAAAAGGTGTGGGCCGAATGTGAACATGTGTTGCGCGATCCGACGATTCATCTGGTGTTGTTGGATGAGCTGACTTACATGTTGAATTTCAAATATCTCGACAAAGAAAAAATTATTACCGCTATTAAAAACCGTCCTGTTAATCAAAATGTCATCATCACCGGTCGTGGTGCCAAACAATATCTGGTGGATATCGCGGATACGGTAAGCGAAGTCAAGGCGATCAAGCATGCGTTTGATCAAGGTATTAAAGCCCAGAAAGGCATTGAGTGGTAG
- a CDS encoding TonB-dependent receptor, with protein MNEAKHRTLPGRSLLALAILAVSMPSLAQEAVENEGPLEEIVVTAQFRKSLQAAMDVKRNEVRVADAISSEDIGKFPSENIAEAIQRIPGVQISNVNGRGSTISVRGLGPQYANTTLNGQNFKSADFTSGFRFDIIQTELASGIQVIKSPTADLDSGGLAGTININTAKPLDHNERKVVMSLKAQESELSPTGDITPKANITYIDQFMDGTLGVFLNAGYQELDDRVDNFWMDRWFVDGEGTADEVYTPRRPRYRRIDRETERHMFNGTVQWQPNEFWDLSLTGVYASDDISQDLNQQVFLFNADEITPIGEPVNGTYNTIQINDFTLENNRQLEERDLTSQAITADAKWTDDVWEIKGVLHYTAGEANESEEAAILATIIPEAYLDISDRNNVIFEISEDLADPALYPAVMPRNEYPNGATRYMESDETSFQLDFKRMFEDSVFTSVSFGAKYRTETFDRAVYRRDRAAIGDAAPEDLPSMAETGFLVTGFLDGNMSIPHSWIAPNIQAYREALIAEGADVPVFFAAQSSYSIDRDVFASYVMTDFAGDLGSMPFRGNIGVRYETTDRELNTYLTGDTNPLNEEIREVVGEYTAPYDYDDLLPSFNFVLEVTEDVQVRFAAAKVLVRPIITSRTQLAASETSSDNSEGTRTYDINLGQPNMKAMTANQADIGVEWYYGEGAGLTFNAFWKDVKNGVVSDLICPAEYDGTALSTSGTECVDAAGNFYNITSTYNDSSTVGIDGYEIGWNQSLDDLLPLDGFGITANYTNISVDESEGYTLSNSSEETWNFTGYWENDTFSARASLNHRSPYIQENEDSFFAREGRTVDSRNQIDVVLGWNVNDKLSLSLGALNITGDDEEAYKENESRWQTTSVIGRSYYLSMMYQL; from the coding sequence ATGAACGAAGCAAAACACAGAACACTGCCGGGCAGATCCCTTTTGGCGCTGGCAATTCTTGCAGTATCTATGCCGAGCCTGGCGCAGGAGGCTGTCGAGAACGAGGGCCCCTTGGAAGAAATTGTGGTTACAGCTCAATTTCGTAAAAGCCTGCAAGCAGCCATGGACGTAAAGCGAAATGAAGTCCGTGTAGCGGATGCGATTTCTTCAGAAGATATCGGGAAGTTTCCCAGTGAAAATATTGCTGAAGCAATCCAACGGATTCCCGGGGTTCAAATCTCCAACGTGAACGGTCGGGGCTCAACCATCAGTGTGCGTGGATTGGGGCCGCAGTACGCCAACACGACCTTGAACGGCCAAAATTTTAAAAGCGCTGACTTCACCAGCGGTTTTCGCTTCGACATTATTCAAACCGAACTTGCTTCGGGTATTCAGGTTATTAAGTCACCCACGGCGGATCTCGATAGTGGCGGCCTGGCGGGAACTATCAATATCAATACCGCGAAACCGCTTGATCACAATGAGCGCAAAGTGGTTATGTCGCTCAAGGCGCAAGAGTCAGAGCTGTCACCTACGGGCGACATCACACCCAAGGCCAACATTACCTACATCGATCAATTTATGGATGGCACTCTGGGCGTATTTTTGAATGCGGGTTATCAGGAATTGGATGACCGCGTCGACAACTTTTGGATGGATCGCTGGTTTGTTGATGGCGAGGGTACCGCTGACGAAGTTTACACGCCGCGCCGCCCACGCTACCGCCGGATTGATCGCGAAACTGAGCGGCATATGTTCAACGGGACTGTGCAATGGCAGCCTAATGAATTCTGGGATTTAAGTTTAACCGGAGTCTATGCGTCCGATGATATTTCGCAGGACTTGAACCAGCAGGTTTTTCTATTCAATGCTGATGAGATCACACCAATTGGTGAGCCGGTCAATGGTACTTACAATACCATCCAGATTAACGACTTTACGCTGGAAAATAATCGCCAACTGGAGGAGCGTGATTTAACCAGTCAGGCGATCACTGCTGATGCGAAATGGACTGATGATGTATGGGAAATCAAAGGCGTATTGCATTACACCGCTGGTGAAGCGAACGAGTCAGAAGAAGCGGCAATCCTTGCAACCATTATTCCCGAGGCCTACCTCGACATCAGTGATCGCAATAATGTGATCTTTGAAATATCGGAAGATCTTGCTGATCCTGCACTTTACCCGGCGGTTATGCCGCGCAATGAATATCCCAATGGTGCCACTCGCTACATGGAATCCGACGAGACGTCGTTTCAATTGGATTTCAAGCGCATGTTTGAGGATAGTGTGTTTACCTCAGTGTCATTTGGTGCGAAATATCGCACTGAAACATTTGACCGCGCAGTTTACCGTAGGGATCGTGCAGCCATTGGTGATGCTGCGCCGGAAGATTTGCCTTCCATGGCCGAAACCGGCTTTTTGGTGACCGGCTTTCTCGACGGCAACATGTCTATACCGCATTCCTGGATAGCGCCAAATATTCAAGCGTATCGTGAGGCGTTGATCGCGGAAGGTGCTGACGTACCGGTATTCTTTGCCGCCCAATCGAGCTACAGCATTGATCGCGATGTGTTTGCGTCTTACGTCATGACGGACTTTGCTGGCGACCTTGGCAGCATGCCATTCCGGGGCAATATCGGTGTGCGTTACGAAACAACGGATCGGGAATTGAATACTTACCTGACGGGCGACACCAATCCTCTAAACGAGGAAATCAGAGAGGTTGTCGGCGAGTACACAGCGCCTTATGACTACGATGATCTGTTGCCAAGTTTCAACTTTGTGCTGGAAGTGACTGAAGATGTGCAGGTTCGCTTTGCTGCGGCGAAAGTGCTGGTGCGCCCGATTATTACCTCCAGAACCCAATTGGCTGCGTCAGAAACATCCAGTGACAATTCAGAAGGTACGCGTACATACGACATTAATCTCGGGCAGCCAAATATGAAAGCCATGACAGCAAATCAGGCGGACATTGGTGTGGAATGGTATTACGGCGAGGGCGCAGGTTTGACCTTCAATGCCTTCTGGAAAGACGTCAAAAATGGTGTAGTCAGTGATCTGATTTGCCCAGCTGAATACGATGGCACAGCGTTAAGCACATCCGGTACAGAATGTGTGGATGCGGCGGGTAACTTCTACAATATCACCAGCACCTACAACGATTCTTCCACAGTGGGTATTGATGGTTATGAGATAGGTTGGAACCAGTCACTGGATGATTTATTACCTCTCGATGGTTTTGGCATTACAGCCAACTACACCAATATTTCCGTGGATGAAAGTGAAGGTTATACCCTGAGCAACTCATCCGAGGAAACCTGGAATTTCACCGGTTATTGGGAAAACGACACCTTCAGTGCGCGCGCCTCATTGAATCACCGCAGTCCTTACATTCAGGAAAATGAGGACAGCTTTTTTGCGCGCGAAGGACGCACTGTAGATTCACGCAATCAAATTGACGTTGTGTTGGGCTGGAATGTTAACGATAAGTTGAGCTTGTCTCTGGGTGCGTTGAATATAACGGGTGATGATGAAGAAGCTTATAAGGAGAATGAAAGCCGCTGGCAAACCACCAGCGTCATCGGTAGAAGCTATTACCTGAGCATGATGTATCAGCTGTAA
- a CDS encoding alkaline phosphatase PhoX, translated as MKNASAAALAFGGLRQSGAQAQVYAVDPQRGMDRFGQLHRDPAGILNLPAGFSYNIISRTGDPMSDGLITPSAPDGMAAFPVANQPGKSLLVRNHELDSLGEEVDAFGGSEALARKHVGKKAYDYFHRKLPVNGGTTTLLYDHVSGRVERSHLSLIGTARNCAGGPTPWNSWLTCEETLVTAAQGFGREHGYLFEVPAAHKGLVDPVPLKDMGRFLHEAAAVDSTTGVVYLTEDFDRGLFYRFLPRQPGELAKGGTLQALVIRGWASADTRNHTATEIKSDRMLMPLDKKFECEWLDLDAVTAPDGDLSERGALAGAAIFSRCEGVAFALRPDGQREIFFAATGGGPEQLGQIWRYQPSLYEGTVREKEAPGTLELIYESRHRAHLEACDNLTVAPWGDLIICEDSYSADPTMVNYMRGLTPEGKIYTLAMNAHPDKGEFCGACFSADGTILFVNIQRPGMTLAITGPWGSLRNTANS; from the coding sequence ATGAAAAATGCATCTGCGGCTGCTTTAGCATTTGGCGGTCTGCGTCAATCGGGCGCGCAAGCTCAAGTTTATGCAGTTGATCCTCAGCGAGGAATGGATCGGTTTGGTCAACTGCATCGCGACCCTGCTGGCATCCTGAATTTGCCAGCCGGTTTCAGCTACAACATTATTTCGCGTACAGGCGATCCCATGTCAGATGGATTGATTACGCCGAGTGCGCCGGATGGTATGGCTGCTTTTCCTGTTGCCAATCAGCCCGGGAAAAGTTTGCTGGTGCGTAATCACGAATTGGATTCTCTGGGTGAAGAGGTCGATGCTTTTGGGGGTAGCGAAGCCTTGGCACGTAAGCATGTGGGAAAGAAAGCATACGATTATTTTCATCGTAAATTGCCGGTGAACGGTGGCACAACCACCTTGCTTTATGATCATGTGTCCGGGCGTGTCGAGCGATCCCATCTTAGTCTTATTGGGACTGCGCGTAACTGTGCTGGCGGTCCTACACCCTGGAACTCCTGGTTGACTTGTGAAGAAACCCTGGTAACGGCCGCGCAAGGATTTGGACGAGAGCACGGTTACCTCTTTGAGGTACCTGCTGCACATAAAGGATTGGTTGATCCGGTACCTCTAAAAGACATGGGGCGTTTCCTGCATGAAGCAGCAGCGGTAGATAGCACCACCGGGGTGGTTTATTTAACAGAGGATTTTGATCGCGGCCTGTTTTATCGCTTCTTGCCGCGGCAGCCTGGCGAGTTAGCTAAAGGTGGCACGCTGCAGGCGTTGGTCATTCGGGGATGGGCATCGGCTGACACACGTAATCACACGGCAACTGAAATAAAATCTGATCGTATGCTGATGCCGCTGGATAAAAAATTTGAATGCGAATGGCTTGATTTGGACGCTGTCACCGCACCCGACGGTGATCTAAGTGAACGCGGCGCCTTGGCTGGCGCTGCTATTTTCTCCCGTTGTGAAGGGGTTGCTTTTGCTTTACGTCCTGACGGGCAACGTGAAATATTTTTTGCAGCAACGGGTGGCGGGCCTGAACAACTGGGTCAAATCTGGCGTTACCAACCCAGTCTATATGAAGGTACTGTGCGCGAGAAAGAAGCTCCGGGTACGCTGGAATTGATTTATGAAAGCCGACATCGTGCGCATCTTGAGGCATGCGATAATCTCACCGTTGCGCCGTGGGGGGACTTGATTATTTGCGAGGATAGCTATTCTGCCGATCCGACCATGGTGAACTATATGCGTGGACTCACTCCGGAGGGAAAAATATATACGCTGGCGATGAACGCTCATCCTGATAAAGGTGAATTTTGTGGGGCCTGTTTTTCAGCGGATGGCACCATTCTATTTGTTAATATTCAGCGTCCCGGCATGACCCTCGCGATCACCGGACCTTGGGGCAGTCTGCGCAATACTGCCAACTCGTAG
- a CDS encoding LacI family DNA-binding transcriptional regulator, with product MKKPTIKDVAKLAGVSFKTVSRVINNEPVVSDEVKERVLKYIKSLNYKPNMPARLMRRAPFSIAFVYDNPNSHYVIEMQNGILAECRAQGFELVIHPTASNSDMVGSELMTMIGSSQIGGIILTPPLSENHDLVKYLVGFNAKVVRILSGAQAPDDLTPVVYVNDCKASEDITQYLIDLGHKRIAFIGGQPDHESSKGRKAGYQAALRNNHIDVDNDFILEGSFTFESGVELTRQILARDDRPTAIVAANDEIAAGTLFSARMMGISVPGDLSITGFEDSPFSRQTWPKLTTVHQPNLKIAQCAAALLIDSMLSTGAAETIQNGFELDIVVRDSTSPVKAN from the coding sequence ATGAAAAAGCCTACGATAAAGGACGTAGCCAAGCTTGCAGGCGTGTCCTTTAAAACGGTTTCGAGGGTGATCAATAACGAACCCGTAGTCAGTGATGAAGTGAAGGAGCGGGTTCTTAAATATATCAAATCACTGAATTACAAACCCAATATGCCGGCGCGCTTAATGCGTCGAGCGCCTTTTTCAATTGCCTTTGTTTACGATAATCCGAATAGTCACTATGTCATTGAAATGCAAAATGGCATCCTGGCGGAATGTCGTGCGCAGGGTTTCGAACTGGTTATTCATCCCACCGCGTCCAATTCTGATATGGTTGGCAGCGAACTTATGACAATGATTGGTTCAAGCCAGATCGGCGGTATTATTCTCACTCCCCCATTATCAGAAAATCATGACCTGGTGAAATATCTGGTGGGTTTTAACGCAAAAGTTGTGCGCATTCTTTCGGGCGCCCAAGCGCCGGATGATTTAACACCTGTGGTGTATGTCAATGACTGCAAAGCCAGCGAAGATATCACGCAGTACCTGATTGATCTGGGACATAAAAGGATTGCCTTTATCGGTGGTCAACCGGACCACGAATCCAGTAAAGGTCGTAAAGCGGGATATCAGGCTGCGTTAAGAAATAATCATATCGATGTCGATAATGACTTTATTCTTGAAGGAAGTTTTACGTTTGAGTCGGGTGTTGAGTTGACCCGGCAAATATTGGCGCGTGATGACAGGCCTACGGCTATCGTGGCTGCGAATGATGAAATTGCGGCAGGCACATTATTCTCCGCGCGTATGATGGGTATATCGGTTCCCGGCGATTTATCCATTACCGGTTTTGAAGACAGTCCCTTCTCTCGGCAAACATGGCCAAAGCTTACCACGGTACATCAACCCAACTTAAAAATTGCTCAATGTGCCGCCGCACTGTTGATTGATTCCATGCTATCAACCGGCGCGGCGGAAACGATTCAAAATGGATTTGAACTGGATATTGTCGTCCGCGACTCAACCTCACCGGTTAAGGCCAATTAA
- a CDS encoding alpha-N-acetylglucosaminidase, with product MLNFLKTYKRVLSLMSYVTVLMLSVACSQTSAPDPTGVESLASRAVLQRLTGAPLENFHFELIEDESANDWYEVTVKDNEVFVVATSIPALTYGGYSYLNDIGALSVSWEGSRVALPDQYENRQGKKTTSPFWQRVYLNVCAYGYTMPWWDWARWEKEIDWMAIHGVNTPVAMEGQEIVWQTLWKEFSITDAELSNYFSGPAFTAWHRMGNIEAHMGPLPQTWIDKKHELQTKILQRMRELGMEPVVPAFGGYVPKQFAEKYPDAKIYKMEPWTGFKEETYWLDPADPLFPKVAKRFIEIYTATYGESRYFLSDSFNEMLPPVSEENRYADLAAYGEAIFQSINQAASGATWVMQGWMFGADKEFWDLPSIEAFLSKVPNDRAMIHDIANDRYDVWEDANAFYGKPWIFGYIHNYGGSNPVYGDFKFYHQQVTKLLQKNNTGNLSGFGVFPEGIHNNSVVYDYLFDVAWSGKTDSLDGWIKRYTNARYGHTSSSLLDAWKLLETSVFETKYWNTRWWEGSAGGYLLFKRPEARLTQFSGHPGDVKTLRAAVDKLLTIASEYKDSPLFLYDLVDFYRHYLTQEIDVLLQQTIIAYQQGNIAQGDANFTKVTQLTEGLDLLLGLQQESLATWIDDAKAYGATPEESLHYVTNAKMQVTVWGGPKLKDYASKAWQGMYKDFYLPRWDQFFSALKKSATTTTPFDEEQVRADIESWERAWVIADDPFVKTQPENPLALMASLLSLLDQ from the coding sequence ATGTTGAATTTTTTAAAGACGTATAAGCGCGTACTTTCACTAATGAGCTACGTGACGGTGCTGATGTTGAGTGTAGCCTGTTCGCAGACATCTGCCCCTGATCCTACTGGGGTGGAAAGTTTGGCCAGTCGTGCCGTATTGCAGCGATTGACAGGCGCGCCATTGGAAAATTTTCATTTTGAGTTGATTGAAGATGAGTCAGCGAATGATTGGTATGAGGTGACAGTAAAAGATAATGAGGTTTTTGTTGTTGCAACGTCAATTCCCGCGCTGACTTATGGCGGATATTCCTATCTGAATGATATCGGTGCGTTATCCGTCAGCTGGGAAGGTAGCCGGGTGGCCTTGCCGGATCAATATGAGAATCGCCAAGGAAAAAAAACGACGTCGCCTTTCTGGCAGCGCGTTTATCTGAATGTATGTGCTTATGGTTATACCATGCCCTGGTGGGACTGGGCGCGATGGGAAAAAGAGATCGACTGGATGGCTATTCATGGTGTGAATACGCCTGTCGCGATGGAAGGCCAGGAGATTGTGTGGCAGACCTTATGGAAAGAGTTTTCTATTACCGATGCTGAACTGAGCAACTATTTTTCCGGCCCCGCTTTTACCGCTTGGCATCGTATGGGCAACATCGAAGCACACATGGGGCCTTTGCCGCAAACGTGGATTGATAAAAAGCATGAGCTACAAACAAAAATTCTTCAGCGCATGCGTGAATTGGGAATGGAGCCCGTTGTACCTGCATTCGGTGGGTATGTGCCGAAACAATTTGCCGAAAAATACCCCGATGCCAAGATATATAAGATGGAGCCCTGGACGGGTTTCAAGGAAGAAACCTATTGGCTTGATCCTGCCGATCCGCTATTCCCGAAAGTTGCCAAACGGTTTATCGAAATTTACACCGCAACCTACGGTGAAAGTCGTTATTTTCTGTCAGATTCCTTTAATGAAATGCTACCACCCGTATCTGAAGAAAATCGTTACGCGGATTTGGCAGCCTATGGCGAAGCAATCTTCCAATCCATTAACCAGGCTGCATCCGGAGCAACTTGGGTAATGCAGGGCTGGATGTTCGGCGCTGATAAGGAGTTTTGGGATCTTCCGTCAATCGAAGCGTTTTTGAGTAAGGTTCCCAATGACCGCGCCATGATTCATGACATCGCCAATGATCGTTATGACGTATGGGAAGATGCCAATGCGTTTTACGGAAAGCCCTGGATCTTTGGTTACATCCATAATTATGGTGGCAGCAACCCGGTTTACGGTGATTTCAAGTTTTACCACCAGCAAGTCACCAAACTACTGCAAAAAAACAATACTGGCAATTTGTCCGGTTTCGGTGTTTTTCCGGAAGGTATCCACAATAATTCGGTGGTGTATGACTATCTCTTCGATGTGGCCTGGTCGGGCAAAACCGATTCGCTTGATGGCTGGATAAAACGCTATACCAATGCCCGATATGGACACACGTCGTCGTCGCTGCTTGATGCCTGGAAGTTGTTGGAGACATCGGTTTTTGAAACCAAATATTGGAACACCCGCTGGTGGGAAGGTTCGGCAGGCGGTTATCTTTTATTTAAGCGCCCGGAAGCGAGGTTAACTCAATTCTCCGGACATCCTGGTGATGTCAAAACCTTGCGCGCCGCTGTCGACAAATTGCTGACAATTGCATCGGAGTATAAGGATTCGCCACTTTTTCTTTATGATCTGGTGGATTTTTATCGCCATTATTTAACCCAGGAAATTGATGTACTTTTGCAACAGACAATTATCGCTTATCAACAAGGTAACATTGCGCAGGGCGATGCGAACTTTACCAAGGTAACACAGCTAACAGAGGGGCTGGATTTATTGCTGGGCTTGCAGCAGGAAAGCCTGGCCACCTGGATTGATGATGCCAAAGCTTATGGTGCGACGCCGGAAGAGTCCCTGCATTATGTGACGAATGCAAAAATGCAGGTGACAGTCTGGGGTGGCCCTAAACTAAAGGACTATGCCTCCAAGGCCTGGCAAGGTATGTACAAAGATTTTTATTTGCCGCGCTGGGATCAGTTCTTCTCAGCATTAAAAAAATCTGCAACGACAACAACACCTTTTGACGAGGAGCAGGTTCGCGCTGATATTGAAAGCTGGGAGCGTGCCTGGGTTATTGCCGATGATCCCTTTGTCAAAACGCAACCAGAGAATCCGTTAGCACTAATGGCTTCTCTGTTGAGCTTGTTGGATCAATAA